In the Alkaliphilus oremlandii OhILAs genome, one interval contains:
- a CDS encoding exodeoxyribonuclease III: MKKLISWNVNGIRACVTKGFLDYFKEVDADIFCIQESKLQAGQIDLELEGYHQYWNYAEKKGYSGTAIFTKEEPISVFYGIGIEEHDKEGRVITLEFGDYYMVTVYTPNSQQKLARLDYRMTWEDCFRSYLNNLDKQKPIIVCGDLNVAHNEIDLKNPKSNRKNAGFSDEERAKFTEFLGNGYIDTYRYFYPDREGAYTWWSYMFNARANNAGWRIDYFCVSERLQDKLVSADIHDHILGSDHCPVELVINI, translated from the coding sequence ATGAAGAAATTAATTTCATGGAATGTGAATGGTATAAGGGCTTGTGTTACAAAGGGATTTTTAGACTACTTTAAAGAGGTCGATGCAGATATATTTTGTATTCAAGAAAGTAAACTTCAAGCGGGTCAAATTGATTTAGAGCTAGAAGGCTATCATCAATATTGGAATTATGCAGAGAAAAAAGGATACTCTGGGACTGCCATCTTCACGAAGGAAGAACCGATTTCCGTGTTCTATGGCATTGGCATAGAGGAACATGATAAAGAAGGCAGGGTCATTACCTTAGAATTTGGGGACTATTATATGGTAACGGTATACACACCAAACTCACAGCAAAAACTGGCAAGGCTGGACTATCGAATGACGTGGGAGGATTGTTTCCGAAGCTATTTAAATAATTTAGACAAGCAAAAACCAATCATTGTCTGTGGGGATTTGAATGTTGCCCATAATGAAATCGATTTAAAAAACCCGAAGAGCAACAGAAAGAATGCAGGGTTTAGTGATGAAGAAAGAGCAAAGTTTACTGAATTTCTAGGAAATGGATATATTGATACCTACCGATATTTCTATCCCGATAGAGAAGGCGCCTATACCTGGTGGTCCTATATGTTCAATGCCAGAGCTAATAATGCAGGGTGGAGAATCGATTACTTCTGTGTATCTGAAAGATTGCAGGATAAACTAGTAAGTGCAGATATCCATGATCACATATTAGGCTCGGATCATTGTCCTGTGGAGCTGGTAATTAATATTTAA
- a CDS encoding CGGC domain-containing protein — MKKIGIYLCGEVSKKCTANGCLKAFNQKQDAFQAEDGSAYELVSFNHCNGCDEEPMESLQMKIEKFQKAEVDTVHLSTCIRGRCNHYEEFADELSEHFNVIGYTHGSAQGKRNNNINKSKVISSEA; from the coding sequence ATGAAAAAGATCGGTATATATTTATGTGGAGAGGTTTCTAAAAAATGTACGGCAAATGGTTGTTTAAAGGCTTTTAATCAGAAACAGGATGCGTTTCAAGCTGAGGATGGAAGTGCATATGAGTTGGTTTCCTTCAATCATTGCAATGGCTGTGACGAAGAGCCTATGGAAAGTCTTCAAATGAAAATAGAGAAGTTTCAAAAAGCGGAGGTAGACACAGTTCATTTATCCACTTGTATCAGGGGCAGATGTAACCACTATGAAGAATTTGCCGATGAGCTTTCAGAACATTTCAATGTGATTGGATATACCCACGGTTCTGCACAAGGAAAACGGAATAACAATATTAACAAGAGCAAGGTCATCTCTTCAGAAGCTTAG
- a CDS encoding DMT family transporter: MTGIGFILIILSAVFHAIWNYATKKIQSNTTFIWLFSCISSVVYLPFALISLSANKIHFRFYFILFIMVSAGLHSIYIILLSKGYRVGNLSVIYPLARGTGPLFSTMIAILFLNENASFSALIGIFLMILGIFTITGNPLELLRTNKDISLVYAFLCGLTIASYTIFDKIGVSILMLPPIFLHWSVNVGRALLLTPFALRRKGEIENLVKHHKKEAFTVGILSPLSYILVLTAMIFTPVYYVAPMRELSILVGTFLGVKFLSEELSRTKLIGICIMLIGLITLSLA, encoded by the coding sequence ATGACAGGGATCGGCTTTATACTCATTATCTTGTCTGCAGTTTTTCATGCAATATGGAACTACGCTACCAAGAAGATTCAAAGCAATACAACCTTTATTTGGTTGTTCTCTTGCATTTCTTCAGTTGTTTATCTACCATTTGCTCTAATCTCGCTATCCGCTAATAAGATCCATTTCAGATTTTACTTTATTTTATTTATTATGGTCAGCGCAGGTTTACACTCTATTTACATCATATTACTCAGCAAAGGCTATCGCGTAGGAAACCTGTCTGTCATATATCCATTGGCCAGAGGAACAGGACCCCTATTCTCAACCATGATAGCCATCCTGTTTTTGAATGAAAATGCATCCTTCTCTGCCCTTATTGGCATATTTCTAATGATCCTTGGAATCTTCACTATTACTGGAAATCCTCTTGAGTTACTAAGAACCAATAAAGATATTTCTCTTGTTTATGCTTTTCTATGTGGACTTACCATTGCATCCTATACCATCTTTGATAAAATCGGCGTAAGTATCCTGATGCTACCTCCAATTTTTTTACATTGGTCAGTCAATGTCGGTCGTGCTTTGCTTCTCACACCCTTTGCCTTGCGTAGAAAAGGAGAAATCGAAAATTTGGTAAAACACCATAAAAAAGAGGCTTTTACAGTTGGGATCCTATCACCACTATCTTATATTTTAGTTCTCACCGCCATGATTTTTACACCTGTATATTATGTGGCACCCATGAGGGAACTCAGTATTTTAGTGGGAACATTTCTCGGTGTCAAATTTCTCTCAGAAGAGTTGAGTAGAACAAAGTTGATTGGCATATGTATAATGCTCATTGGATTAATCACGTTATCCTTGGCTTAA
- a CDS encoding AraC family transcriptional regulator — translation MHYLNLIQNTLDYIDFHILEKITVEELAKIAGFSTYHFYKVFNSFVGMPVMEYITRRKLQYALYDLSNGKKVLDIALTYGFETHAGFTKAFKKSFGYPPSFYRIHAPIGPLKKVDLKKLKENKTGGIIMEPKIIQRDSFKIVGYEFKTTLRNNAHSRDIPAFWDQCNIEGKEAKLYETQFPPRHGEYGICVNTNMETDEFSYILGVEVLSFDHAMIDMYTLDVPAATYAVFTTPSVEDHDFVDSIQGTWNYILEEWFPNSGYEIDDTKLDFEFYDERCHPWEYSKFSMEIYVPIQKVESTYS, via the coding sequence ATGCACTACTTAAATTTAATACAGAACACTTTAGACTATATTGATTTTCATATACTGGAAAAAATAACGGTGGAAGAATTGGCTAAAATCGCAGGATTTTCAACCTATCATTTTTATAAAGTTTTTAATAGCTTTGTTGGCATGCCCGTAATGGAATATATCACTAGACGCAAGCTTCAATATGCCCTCTATGATCTTAGTAATGGAAAAAAAGTACTGGATATTGCCTTAACCTATGGCTTTGAAACTCATGCTGGTTTTACAAAGGCTTTCAAAAAATCCTTTGGATATCCACCAAGCTTTTATAGAATACATGCACCAATTGGTCCACTCAAAAAAGTTGATCTAAAGAAATTAAAAGAAAATAAAACTGGAGGTATCATCATGGAACCTAAAATAATTCAAAGAGATTCCTTTAAAATAGTTGGATATGAATTTAAAACAACCCTAAGAAATAATGCTCATTCTAGAGATATACCAGCTTTCTGGGATCAATGCAATATTGAAGGTAAGGAAGCTAAATTATATGAGACTCAGTTTCCGCCTCGACATGGTGAGTATGGCATTTGTGTAAATACAAATATGGAAACTGATGAATTTTCTTATATCCTAGGAGTAGAGGTTCTTAGCTTTGATCATGCTATGATAGATATGTACACACTTGATGTTCCAGCTGCAACCTACGCTGTATTTACTACACCTTCTGTTGAAGATCATGACTTTGTAGATTCAATTCAAGGTACATGGAATTATATACTGGAAGAATGGTTTCCAAATTCAGGATATGAAATTGATGATACGAAGCTCGATTTTGAATTTTACGACGAACGTTGTCATCCATGGGAATATAGCAAATTTTCTATGGAAATTTATGTTCCTATTCAAAAGGTTGAATCAACGTATTCTTAA
- a CDS encoding class I SAM-dependent methyltransferase: MFSFYSKLSTEVYDIDKPIGHSFGDVAFYKERLKNLKGRILEPAVGTGRILIPLLEAGLIVDGIDVSKEMLDLCRAYCKERGLNPELYEKSMESFSLPHQYEAIIVPTGSFLLLENREDSISALKCFYEHLSVGGRLILDIFMQTDFRTGVTSTRTWNTGTGDLITLNETLVEVDFINQYTISHMRYEKWRNKGLIQTELERFPLRWYGVEEFKLILETIGFSDIIISSDYRYGEYPTNENQIITFEAYRK, translated from the coding sequence ATGTTTAGTTTTTATAGTAAACTTTCTACAGAAGTATATGACATAGATAAACCAATTGGTCATTCTTTTGGAGATGTGGCGTTTTATAAAGAGAGGCTTAAAAATTTGAAGGGAAGAATTCTTGAACCAGCAGTTGGCACAGGACGTATATTAATCCCTCTATTAGAGGCAGGTCTTATTGTGGATGGTATCGATGTATCCAAGGAAATGTTAGATTTATGCAGAGCTTATTGCAAAGAGAGAGGGCTTAATCCTGAACTTTATGAAAAAAGCATGGAATCTTTTTCTCTCCCTCATCAGTATGAAGCTATTATTGTTCCTACTGGTTCATTTTTACTGCTGGAAAATAGAGAGGATTCTATCAGCGCACTGAAATGTTTTTATGAACATCTTTCAGTAGGTGGTCGCCTTATCCTTGATATTTTCATGCAAACAGATTTTAGAACTGGAGTTACTTCAACAAGAACCTGGAACACTGGTACAGGGGATTTGATTACATTAAATGAAACACTTGTGGAAGTTGACTTTATCAATCAGTACACCATATCTCATATGCGATATGAAAAATGGCGGAATAAAGGATTGATCCAAACTGAATTAGAACGATTTCCTTTAAGATGGTATGGTGTTGAGGAATTTAAATTGATTCTTGAAACCATAGGATTTTCAGATATTATTATATCTTCAGATTATAGGTATGGAGAATATCCAACAAATGAAAATCAAATAATCACCTTTGAAGCATATCGTAAATAA
- a CDS encoding 3'-5' exoribonuclease YhaM family protein, with product MSIKQLKDINKNYISQNFETIVLMSDIKVKSSKNGKKYADVIVQDASKMLEAKYWDYEENQEMINSLTPEDPIHIKAVVGEYQGQLQVTIKHIEKANVDNVNMGDLIPTSTWGLESMTNGLNFFYEKVRSPHMKELIDRMIFSDDYFKKYSTHPAARQVHHNFYHGLLQHTLEVLKFGYTVATTKKLSERQVERLIVMTMLHDWAKIKEYKALPSVGFTEEGTMLGHIFLGAHEALNVINEIEDFDVDDKLIILNGILGHHGQLEFGSPVMPKTIEAQILHQADKMSGDIESIMSFITDQEEEEDAFTSKLWNMGTDYYKRGTK from the coding sequence ATGAGTATAAAACAATTGAAGGATATCAATAAAAATTATATCAGCCAAAACTTCGAAACCATAGTTTTAATGAGTGATATCAAGGTGAAATCCTCTAAGAATGGCAAGAAATACGCAGACGTTATTGTACAGGATGCCTCTAAAATGTTAGAGGCAAAATATTGGGATTATGAAGAAAATCAAGAGATGATCAATTCCTTAACGCCAGAAGATCCAATCCACATCAAGGCTGTTGTAGGAGAATATCAAGGGCAGCTCCAAGTGACGATTAAACATATTGAAAAGGCTAATGTTGACAATGTGAATATGGGTGATTTGATTCCTACCAGTACTTGGGGTCTTGAGAGCATGACCAATGGATTGAATTTTTTCTATGAAAAGGTAAGAAGTCCTCATATGAAAGAGTTAATCGACCGAATGATTTTTTCGGATGATTATTTCAAAAAATATTCCACCCATCCTGCTGCAAGACAGGTCCACCATAATTTTTACCATGGGCTATTGCAGCATACTTTAGAGGTATTGAAATTTGGCTACACCGTAGCTACTACAAAGAAGCTTTCTGAAAGACAAGTGGAAAGGTTAATCGTTATGACAATGCTCCATGACTGGGCCAAAATTAAAGAATATAAAGCACTGCCAAGTGTGGGTTTTACAGAAGAAGGCACCATGCTGGGACATATATTTTTAGGGGCTCATGAGGCTTTAAATGTAATCAATGAAATTGAAGATTTTGATGTGGACGATAAGCTGATTATTTTAAATGGTATTTTAGGACATCATGGACAATTGGAATTTGGATCACCCGTAATGCCAAAAACCATTGAGGCACAGATTCTACATCAAGCGGATAAAATGTCGGGGGATATTGAGAGCATTATGTCCTTTATCACGGACCAAGAAGAGGAAGAGGATGCATTTACATCGAAGCTTTGGAATATGGGAACGGATTATTATAAGAGAGGTACAAAGTAG
- a CDS encoding VWA domain-containing protein — protein sequence MESYRCFPFAAVCGQERVKKALILNVINPNIGGVLISGEKGTAKSTLVRGLANIIGDRAVINLPLNITEDRLVGSVDINKAIQYGRKELEEGILKKAHHQFLYIDEVNLLSAYIVNILLEVASTGVNIIEREGISYQHDSKFSLIGSMNPEEGTLGSQFIDRFGLYVETKGEEDLNIRLEIMKRRLAYEKNPEGFCKSWAVASKAVEMNIREATNLLNYVRITEADYQLASDIGKEGRCAGHRAEIILIEAARAIAAFNKRTYITQEDMKEASFYVLPHRMREQVSIEEVIEKNKASDSLAENRAEESHHQNHSGEIDSSADKPISNGDYDGDSEHGDSSAEGSVSSHTVEDIEAFGEDLSMDMVWQSRFAVKGSGKRNKVKTDSKEGRYIRYRIPKGRPKDIAFDATFRIAACSQGGRNREGLSLVIRSGDIREKVREKHTGATILFVVDASGSMGAKRRMGAVKGAVLSLLNDAYQKRDNVGIIAFRKDGADTLLNITRSVDLAQKCLTNLPTGGKTPLASGLYKAYELLKIDRIKNADALQYIVLVSDGKGNVPLFSENAIEDAYHVGEKIRNENIKSMVLDTENGYIQLGFAKKLAEKMDSAYIKMNHISSKEIEDNVKGFIRTV from the coding sequence ATGGAATCTTATAGATGCTTTCCTTTTGCTGCAGTTTGCGGCCAAGAAAGAGTAAAAAAGGCGTTAATTTTAAATGTAATCAATCCCAATATCGGCGGCGTGCTCATCAGTGGAGAAAAGGGAACTGCAAAATCCACCTTAGTGAGAGGACTTGCAAATATTATAGGGGATCGAGCCGTAATCAACTTGCCACTGAATATAACGGAGGATCGACTGGTCGGTAGCGTTGACATCAACAAAGCGATTCAATATGGTAGAAAAGAGCTGGAAGAAGGTATTTTAAAAAAGGCACATCATCAGTTTCTATACATAGATGAAGTAAACCTCTTGAGTGCTTATATTGTCAATATACTTTTAGAAGTAGCGTCCACTGGTGTCAATATCATTGAGAGGGAAGGAATCTCCTATCAGCATGATTCTAAATTCAGCTTAATCGGTTCTATGAACCCGGAAGAGGGGACATTGGGATCTCAGTTTATAGACAGATTTGGACTTTATGTAGAAACAAAGGGAGAAGAAGATTTAAATATTCGGTTGGAAATTATGAAAAGAAGACTGGCCTATGAGAAGAATCCAGAAGGGTTTTGCAAGTCATGGGCAGTAGCCAGTAAAGCAGTAGAAATGAATATTCGAGAAGCAACCAACCTATTAAACTATGTGAGGATTACAGAAGCTGATTATCAACTGGCATCGGATATTGGCAAGGAAGGTCGCTGTGCAGGTCATAGAGCTGAGATCATCCTTATAGAAGCTGCCAGAGCTATTGCGGCTTTCAATAAAAGAACCTACATCACTCAGGAGGATATGAAAGAGGCTTCCTTCTATGTACTTCCCCATCGCATGAGGGAACAAGTATCCATTGAAGAGGTCATTGAAAAAAATAAAGCGTCGGATTCCTTAGCAGAAAATAGGGCGGAAGAAAGTCATCATCAGAATCATTCGGGTGAAATAGACAGCAGTGCTGACAAACCTATTTCTAATGGGGATTATGATGGAGACTCAGAGCATGGGGATTCAAGTGCTGAAGGAAGTGTTTCCTCCCATACGGTAGAAGATATCGAAGCTTTTGGAGAGGATTTATCCATGGATATGGTATGGCAAAGTAGATTTGCTGTAAAGGGGAGTGGAAAGCGAAATAAGGTAAAGACGGATAGTAAGGAAGGCAGATATATAAGATATAGAATTCCAAAGGGCAGACCAAAGGATATCGCCTTTGATGCCACCTTTAGAATCGCTGCTTGTAGCCAGGGGGGAAGAAATAGAGAAGGACTGTCTTTAGTCATTCGGTCGGGGGATATCAGAGAAAAGGTAAGAGAAAAGCATACGGGTGCTACCATACTCTTCGTGGTGGATGCAAGCGGCTCTATGGGGGCAAAAAGACGGATGGGTGCTGTAAAAGGAGCGGTGCTTTCCTTATTAAATGATGCTTATCAGAAGAGAGACAATGTAGGGATTATTGCCTTTAGAAAGGATGGGGCAGATACCCTATTAAATATTACAAGAAGTGTAGATTTAGCACAGAAATGTCTGACCAATCTGCCTACAGGAGGGAAAACGCCCTTGGCTTCTGGACTGTATAAAGCCTATGAACTGTTAAAGATAGATCGGATAAAAAATGCCGATGCCCTCCAATATATTGTTCTAGTTTCCGATGGAAAGGGTAATGTGCCTTTATTCAGTGAGAATGCCATAGAAGATGCTTACCATGTTGGAGAAAAGATTCGAAATGAAAATATTAAAAGTATGGTATTAGATACGGAAAATGGCTATATTCAATTGGGATTTGCGAAAAAATTAGCAGAAAAAATGGACAGTGCTTATATAAAAATGAATCATATATCTTCAAAAGAAATTGAGGACAATGTGAAGGGATTTATTCGAACTGTGTAG